A region of ANME-2 cluster archaeon DNA encodes the following proteins:
- a CDS encoding type II toxin-antitoxin system PemK/MazF family toxin encodes MSIHRGEIYFVNLNPVKGREQAGSRPVLVLSIDAINKQPLVVTVVVGTKGENISRDFPINIRVSPEDSGLPLETVFLCFQIRSLDPKRFPEKPAGKLSDEKLKRIEMVVRHCLGL; translated from the coding sequence ATGTCCATCCATCGCGGTGAGATTTATTTTGTCAATCTTAATCCTGTGAAAGGGCGAGAGCAAGCAGGATCGCGTCCAGTATTAGTTTTATCAATAGATGCAATCAATAAACAACCTCTTGTAGTCACTGTTGTTGTTGGAACTAAGGGTGAAAACATTTCCCGTGATTTCCCAATAAATATTCGTGTATCTCCAGAAGATAGTGGTCTACCATTAGAGACCGTTTTCTTATGCTTTCAAATTCGTTCATTGGATCCAAAACGGTTTCCCGAAAAACCAGCAGGTAAACTTTCTGATGAAAAATTGAAAAGGATTGAAATGGTCGTTCGCCACTGCCTTGGTCTGTAA
- a CDS encoding ATP-binding cassette domain-containing protein, with the protein MSGGEQQRVIIARALVNRPAIILADEPTGEVDTKTRDLIIDILRRLSDGG; encoded by the coding sequence CTGAGCGGCGGGGAGCAGCAGCGGGTGATTATTGCCAGGGCGCTGGTCAACAGGCCTGCTATCATACTGGCTGATGAGCCTACAGGTGAGGTGGATACCAAGACCAGGGACCTTATTATCGACATCCTGCGGCGGTTGTCTGATGGTGGGTAG
- a CDS encoding ABC transporter ATP-binding protein: MNDAEPDIILQTRNLKETFMQGKVPIHALQGVDLEVRRGELVSIVGPSGSGKSTLLSIIGMLEIPTEGSVFIDGIEVTGVKANKIPRLRREKIGFVFQHFNLLPALTALGNVEIAMRFARVHKKERIKRAREVLTEMGLGDRLNHKPSELSGGEQQRVSIARALANRPAIILADEPTGEVDTKTRDLIIGILRRLSDGGQTVIIVTHDPWVAERTDRVITLVDGRVVS; this comes from the coding sequence ATGAATGATGCTGAGCCTGATATTATTTTGCAGACCCGGAACCTGAAAGAAACTTTTATGCAAGGCAAGGTACCCATACATGCCTTGCAGGGTGTGGACCTGGAGGTCAGGAGGGGGGAGCTTGTAAGTATCGTGGGTCCGTCAGGTTCGGGAAAATCCACACTGCTGTCAATCATCGGTATGCTGGAAATTCCCACAGAAGGCAGCGTATTCATTGACGGTATCGAGGTGACCGGGGTTAAGGCGAATAAGATACCCAGGCTGCGCCGCGAGAAGATTGGGTTTGTGTTCCAGCATTTCAACCTGCTGCCAGCCCTTACTGCACTGGGTAATGTGGAGATTGCCATGAGATTTGCCAGGGTTCACAAGAAAGAGCGGATCAAGCGGGCCCGTGAGGTGCTAACAGAGATGGGGCTGGGTGACCGCCTGAACCACAAACCCTCTGAACTGAGCGGCGGGGAGCAGCAACGGGTGAGTATTGCCAGGGCGCTGGCCAACAGGCCTGCTATCATACTTGCAGATGAGCCCACAGGTGAAGTGGATACTAAGACCAGGGACCTTATTATCGGCATCTTGCGGCGGCTGTCTGATGGCGGGCAGACTGTGATAATCGTGACCCATGACCCCTGGGTGGCAGAGCGGACAGACCGGGTGATCACGCTGGTGGATGGGAGGGTAGTAAGTTGA
- a CDS encoding FAD:protein FMN transferase, whose amino-acid sequence MDDHQHRTIIYLFALIVITVALFTIYTHFPAGTDNGGSNNLIAESNVGNNDVIAESQQLMGTIVTIEIVSTKTNAETTINSAFKEIDRIEKLMTTFDSNSEIGILNAEGQVDNVSYDLIYVIEQSIYYSNISDGAFDVTIKPILDLWKTKIIAGEYPTGQEINETLTLVNYTNISAENKTIYFNAEGMSITVDGIAKGYAVDQAVRVLKNNGYASGFVNAGGDGMYFGTRPDGSDWKVGLRNPENKSESIVVMEISDKAVATSGNYERYFNESARVSHISDPRTGYSSQSLLSATIIAGSAMEADTLATTVFVLGPDKGLKLIENIHNTECILITPNNEILTSSGFYIYLSNT is encoded by the coding sequence ATGGACGACCACCAACATAGGACAATCATATATTTATTTGCGCTGATAGTAATAACAGTAGCCCTGTTTACGATCTATACCCATTTTCCGGCCGGTACTGATAATGGAGGTAGCAATAATCTCATTGCAGAAAGTAATGTGGGCAACAATGATGTCATTGCAGAAAGCCAGCAATTGATGGGGACTATTGTTACTATAGAGATAGTCAGCACAAAAACCAATGCAGAAACCACAATAAATAGTGCTTTTAAAGAAATTGACCGAATTGAAAAATTAATGACCACTTTTGATTCCAACAGTGAAATAGGTATATTGAACGCTGAGGGGCAGGTGGATAACGTATCCTATGACCTCATTTATGTAATCGAACAGTCAATATACTACAGTAATATAAGTGACGGAGCCTTTGATGTCACAATAAAACCCATACTTGACCTGTGGAAAACAAAAATAATTGCAGGCGAATATCCCACAGGGCAGGAAATTAATGAAACCCTGACCCTTGTGAACTATACTAATATTTCAGCAGAGAACAAAACTATTTACTTCAATGCAGAAGGTATGTCCATTACCGTGGATGGCATAGCCAAAGGGTATGCTGTGGACCAGGCAGTCAGAGTGTTAAAAAATAACGGATATGCAAGTGGTTTTGTAAATGCCGGAGGCGACGGCATGTATTTTGGTACCAGGCCGGACGGTTCTGACTGGAAAGTGGGACTTAGAAATCCTGAGAATAAGAGCGAGTCTATTGTTGTCATGGAGATATCAGACAAGGCAGTGGCCACCAGCGGAAATTATGAGCGCTATTTTAATGAATCTGCCCGGGTCTCCCACATCAGCGACCCAAGGACAGGATACTCATCACAAAGTCTTTTAAGTGCAACAATAATAGCAGGTTCGGCCATGGAAGCGGACACACTGGCCACCACCGTTTTCGTACTTGGACCCGACAAAGGTCTAAAACTGATTGAGAATATACACAATACAGAGTGTATACTTATAACCCCAAATAATGAGATATTGACATCATCAGGTTTTTATATATACCTGTCAAATACCTAA
- a CDS encoding ABC transporter permease, translating to MFDIILRNLSQRKIRTALTIFGIGLGIFAVIVMGSMSENFNQTFETSFALTADKIRVFGSSGVFGGSVTTSKAAEVRKVPGVHDAYGLLMAPLEEGGGMSFGGNQVIGLPPEKSHTVLGPVQVKEGRDLMRGDRYVTVIGSSIATQYDIGVGDRIEIQDKYFTVVGELEYTGSFFDASAAIPLDIAQDVYDMGNMVSMIFAIPGEGVDGDLLAKRIKLSVDGVDTLSPSELEEEAKQGLMIFSVITVSAAVLAAIIGGLSVMNTMLMSVMERTKEFGILKAMGAERRDILLMTVGEAAIMGLLGGLLGLACGWGAVFGINLWLAEKGIVLFLITPRLVAIAMLFAILLGTLSGIYPALRATGMSPMEALRYE from the coding sequence TTGTTCGACATTATACTGCGAAACCTTTCACAGCGGAAGATCAGGACGGCCCTCACAATTTTTGGCATCGGCCTTGGTATATTCGCAGTTATCGTAATGGGTTCCATGTCAGAGAATTTCAACCAGACATTTGAAACCTCATTTGCACTGACCGCTGATAAGATACGTGTATTCGGCTCAAGCGGCGTGTTCGGCGGGAGCGTGACCACCAGTAAAGCGGCAGAGGTCAGGAAAGTACCCGGCGTCCATGATGCATACGGGCTGTTGATGGCACCGCTGGAGGAGGGAGGGGGCATGAGTTTTGGCGGTAACCAGGTAATAGGGCTACCACCAGAGAAATCCCATACTGTACTGGGACCAGTCCAAGTCAAGGAAGGAAGGGACCTCATGAGGGGGGATAGATACGTAACCGTTATTGGTAGTAGTATTGCAACCCAGTATGATATTGGTGTAGGGGACCGCATAGAGATACAGGACAAATACTTCACAGTGGTTGGAGAGCTGGAATATACAGGTAGTTTTTTTGATGCATCAGCAGCAATCCCCCTTGATATTGCCCAGGATGTCTATGATATGGGCAACATGGTCTCTATGATATTTGCTATTCCTGGAGAGGGGGTTGATGGTGACCTGCTGGCAAAGCGGATAAAGCTCAGCGTGGACGGAGTGGATACACTATCTCCCAGTGAACTGGAGGAAGAGGCAAAGCAGGGCCTGATGATATTTTCTGTAATAACTGTAAGTGCTGCAGTCCTGGCAGCTATTATCGGCGGGCTGAGCGTTATGAACACCATGCTAATGTCTGTGATGGAGCGCACAAAGGAGTTCGGCATACTGAAGGCAATGGGGGCAGAGCGGCGGGATATCCTGTTGATGACTGTGGGCGAGGCCGCTATCATGGGTTTACTGGGGGGGCTGCTGGGACTGGCCTGCGGATGGGGTGCAGTTTTTGGCATAAACCTATGGCTGGCTGAAAAGGGGATCGTGTTGTTCCTTATCACGCCCCGGCTGGTAGCCATTGCCATGTTATTTGCCATACTGCTGGGTACCTTGTCAGGTATCTACCCTGCTCTGCGGGCTACCGGCATGAGTCCCATGGAGGCACTCAGATATGAATGA
- a CDS encoding DUF2099 family protein → MPKKKDRHVMEALGKTRVVVENGKVVEVGQPQTDYCPIFAKVRNIRQFTPESVKGNIEFRIEDFGMFTDRREIEMEIFVGFGASETFMTALCRGLLDSCVTACEGAGTVITSSPTLAQGIGSRISGLVETTPIPELIQRIEEAGGTVLDPGTAALDQVAGVEKAIEMGYMCIGVSVVCAPDVRKMRELEKQHDVEIITFGVHVTGMGEEEAKEFISLVDITTGCTSHHIREQIKGHALAQFGTAIPIFAITLRGKEILLERAKEVTDPILINTMKLPVLPEEKQPRPLI, encoded by the coding sequence ATGCCCAAAAAAAAAGACAGACATGTAATGGAAGCCCTTGGTAAGACCAGGGTTGTGGTCGAGAACGGTAAAGTGGTCGAAGTCGGTCAGCCGCAAACTGATTATTGCCCTATTTTTGCCAAGGTAAGGAACATCAGGCAATTCACCCCCGAATCAGTGAAGGGCAACATCGAGTTCAGGATAGAGGATTTCGGGATGTTCACAGATAGGCGGGAGATAGAAATGGAGATTTTCGTGGGTTTTGGTGCCAGTGAGACATTCATGACCGCCCTTTGCAGGGGACTGCTGGATTCCTGTGTCACGGCCTGTGAGGGTGCAGGTACCGTTATTACCAGCAGCCCCACATTGGCGCAGGGGATCGGAAGCAGGATATCCGGTCTGGTCGAAACCACACCCATACCGGAACTCATTCAGCGTATAGAAGAGGCAGGGGGTACGGTACTTGACCCCGGGACGGCAGCACTGGACCAGGTGGCAGGGGTGGAAAAGGCAATTGAGATGGGGTACATGTGCATTGGCGTTTCAGTGGTATGTGCACCAGATGTCAGGAAGATGCGTGAACTTGAAAAGCAGCATGATGTGGAGATTATCACATTTGGAGTACACGTTACCGGTATGGGTGAAGAAGAAGCAAAGGAGTTCATCAGTCTGGTGGATATAACCACAGGATGCACGTCCCACCATATAAGGGAACAAATAAAAGGACATGCACTGGCTCAGTTCGGCACTGCTATTCCTATTTTCGCCATCACTTTACGTGGTAAGGAAATACTGCTTGAGCGGGCAAAAGAGGTCACTGACCCTATACTTATAAACACAATGAAACTGCCGGTATTGCCAGAAGAGAAACAGCCCAGGCCCCTAATATAG
- a CDS encoding cation transporter: protein MSGYEHGSEHRPDMTEKNLRYAIYATSTIFILELAGWMYTNSLALLSDAAHMFMDVFALVLTYAAIQIAKRPSSHKVTYGYHRLEIFSALINGITLIIISVFIAREAYFRLIEPPSVRGMEMLVIAAVGLVVNLWVTTRLHGHHDLNVRGAYLHALGDTLSSVAVIAGALIILFTGSLLADPVLSFMIVAVILLGSVRLIRDSLHILMESTPRHVDINELVEAVNSIEGVEGIHDIHLWSVCSNVHALSAHILVGEIQVCETVALIDAINKVMAGKFNITQTTFQFESVECGRPLIHGVEH from the coding sequence ATGAGTGGGTATGAGCACGGCTCAGAACACAGACCTGACATGACAGAAAAGAATCTCAGGTATGCCATCTACGCCACTTCAACCATTTTCATACTTGAGTTGGCAGGATGGATGTATACCAACAGTCTTGCCCTGTTAAGCGATGCGGCTCACATGTTCATGGATGTGTTCGCACTGGTCCTGACCTATGCCGCCATCCAGATAGCAAAGAGGCCGTCCAGCCACAAGGTGACCTATGGTTACCACAGGCTCGAAATATTCTCGGCACTCATCAACGGTATCACTTTAATTATAATCTCGGTATTCATAGCCAGGGAAGCATATTTCCGGCTGATTGAACCGCCCTCGGTCAGGGGTATGGAGATGCTGGTAATAGCAGCAGTGGGTTTGGTAGTTAACCTGTGGGTAACTACACGGTTACACGGCCACCACGACCTGAATGTCAGGGGGGCCTACCTGCATGCGCTGGGCGATACCCTGAGCAGCGTTGCAGTCATTGCAGGCGCCCTGATCATCCTGTTCACTGGCAGCTTACTTGCCGACCCTGTGCTGAGTTTCATGATCGTGGCAGTCATACTACTGGGTTCTGTTAGGCTCATACGCGATTCGCTCCACATCCTGATGGAATCCACACCCAGGCACGTGGACATCAATGAACTGGTTGAGGCAGTGAATTCCATTGAGGGTGTGGAAGGTATTCACGATATCCACCTATGGAGCGTGTGTTCTAATGTACATGCCTTAAGTGCCCATATCCTGGTGGGCGAAATACAGGTATGTGAAACCGTAGCCTTGATCGATGCCATCAACAAGGTAATGGCAGGGAAATTCAATATTACCCAGACCACTTTCCAGTTCGAGAGCGTTGAATGCGGTAGACCCCTTATTCATGGAGTTGAACATTAA
- a CDS encoding protein translocase subunit SecF: MKNINIEQHIESYLKKVSTTQMIIIPLVLLLLSLVILGWSFISTGSPVELGIEFTGGTTVTVESTLSFEEVQQQFTSQFPDTPPISARDAGGGRVMLKFAPMDETAQMELNDYLISNFGKEISLQQISALYGHDLQISAIKAVIYAFLGMAVLVFIIFRSVVPSGAVVLSAFSDIVIAATLMNLFSIALSLGTVAALLMLIGYSIDSDILLTTRLLKRRGKLEEKLKGAMKTGLTMTTTTLAAIFILFLVSTCAQYVSSFSRIDIISDISAVLLLGLATDLMNTWMLNTGILKWYMGREVPIGKKKRGGRK, translated from the coding sequence ATGAAGAATATCAACATAGAACAACATATTGAATCTTATCTTAAGAAAGTATCAACAACACAGATGATCATTATCCCGCTTGTCCTCTTATTACTATCCCTTGTTATCCTTGGCTGGTCATTTATTTCTACAGGCAGTCCGGTGGAACTGGGTATCGAATTTACAGGAGGTACCACAGTTACTGTAGAGTCTACGTTATCCTTTGAAGAAGTGCAGCAGCAGTTCACTTCACAATTTCCAGACACGCCGCCAATAAGCGCACGGGATGCAGGCGGCGGACGGGTTATGCTCAAGTTCGCTCCCATGGACGAAACTGCACAGATGGAATTAAATGATTACCTTATCTCCAATTTCGGCAAGGAGATATCACTGCAGCAGATAAGTGCATTATACGGCCATGACCTGCAAATTAGTGCAATAAAAGCTGTCATATATGCATTCCTTGGAATGGCTGTGCTGGTTTTTATCATATTCAGGTCAGTGGTACCTTCCGGTGCGGTCGTACTGTCCGCATTTTCCGATATCGTCATAGCAGCCACATTGATGAACCTGTTCAGCATTGCCCTGTCACTGGGAACTGTGGCGGCACTACTTATGCTCATAGGTTATTCCATTGACAGTGACATCCTGCTGACAACCAGGCTGCTAAAGCGAAGGGGCAAGCTGGAAGAAAAATTAAAGGGGGCGATGAAGACCGGCCTTACAATGACCACTACTACCCTTGCAGCCATTTTTATACTGTTTTTGGTCAGCACTTGTGCCCAGTACGTCTCATCATTTTCCAGGATCGATATCATCAGTGATATCTCCGCGGTCCTGCTCCTCGGACTGGCCACGGACCTAATGAACACCTGGATGCTGAACACAGGTATACTTAAATGGTACATGGGACGCGAAGTCCCTATAGGGAAGAAAAAGAGGGGGGGCAGGAAATGA
- a CDS encoding beta-ribofuranosylaminobenzene 5'-phosphate synthase: protein MIQITTPSRLHITLIDLNASLGRVDGGVGLTLNDPSMKLLARETNEGVFVTGSGDLGRIRSAAEAVIPEDKGIHITIEEAYPDHVGLGSGTQGALAAGWAVNVMYDLELSVREVAALVGRGGTSGIGVESFEHGGFIVDGGHRFADKGAFSPSAASRVPPGPVLFRHDFPKWPLVVAIPDLKGASSQREVDIFKQYCPLPLEEVQAVSHIILMEILPSLMEEDMHAFGDAVNRIQDVGFKHREVGLQAEEVRRCMEIMKEQGACGAGMSSFGPTVYAVAEDPVNVKNAVSEYLESTIGGRVFVTRARNMGAETVCDK, encoded by the coding sequence ATGATACAGATAACCACACCCTCCCGGCTGCACATCACCCTTATAGACCTGAATGCATCCCTGGGTAGGGTGGACGGAGGCGTTGGCCTGACACTGAACGACCCGTCAATGAAACTCTTGGCAAGGGAAACAAACGAGGGTGTGTTCGTCACAGGCAGCGGTGATCTGGGGCGCATAAGATCCGCAGCCGAGGCTGTCATCCCTGAAGACAAAGGCATACATATCACAATTGAGGAAGCATACCCTGACCATGTGGGTCTGGGCAGCGGAACCCAGGGTGCTCTGGCCGCAGGCTGGGCCGTCAATGTGATGTACGACCTGGAGCTTAGCGTGCGTGAGGTGGCCGCACTTGTGGGCCGGGGCGGCACGTCAGGCATTGGCGTGGAATCCTTTGAGCACGGCGGCTTTATCGTGGACGGCGGTCACAGGTTTGCCGATAAGGGTGCATTCTCACCTTCGGCTGCCAGCCGGGTGCCGCCCGGACCTGTGCTGTTTCGGCATGATTTCCCTAAATGGCCACTAGTTGTTGCCATACCTGACCTGAAAGGAGCCTCGTCCCAGCGCGAGGTGGATATTTTCAAGCAATACTGCCCCCTGCCGCTGGAGGAGGTGCAGGCTGTATCACATATCATACTGATGGAGATACTGCCCTCACTGATGGAAGAGGATATGCATGCTTTCGGGGATGCGGTAAACCGCATCCAGGATGTGGGTTTCAAGCATCGGGAGGTGGGCTTGCAGGCTGAAGAAGTAAGGCGGTGTATGGAGATTATGAAGGAGCAGGGTGCCTGTGGTGCTGGTATGAGCTCATTCGGACCAACAGTATATGCCGTGGCAGAGGATCCCGTGAACGTGAAAAATGCCGTGTCCGAATACCTGGAATCCACGATAGGGGGCAGGGTGTTCGTTACCAGGGCAAGGAATATGGGCGCAGAAACTGTTTGTGACAAATAG